The following coding sequences lie in one Trichoderma breve strain T069 chromosome 1, whole genome shotgun sequence genomic window:
- a CDS encoding dihydrouridine synthase (Dus) domain-containing protein: protein MGSITRDEDTPSASSHPLKIFDAARRQDRFLYACAPMVRYSKLAFRQTVHKYGVDLCWTPMILAKEFNRNQFARDSDFTVSTSGVQPPTIVQFGANVPLELARASTLVAPFAQGVDLNCGCPQSWACAETLGAALMNKRELVRDMVIETRQHLARDGWAVGMEEDIDSPKGRSVSVKIRVHDDLRRTMDYLDTVIGHPQNRLVDWVTIHPRTRHTPSTTPIFTEALEILTEKYSRTLPILLSGDVFDLAALPIRSTSPPDLATLTIKEDPPSRNNNISTQQQQQQQPKPSNTNLSGFMSARGLLANPALFAGYSACPWETLETFMCNVARCPLPLKLVVHHVQEMCAPGMGNDKSSLLNKKERAKLVDFTNMADLIDFLDEKIEEHTGQKGMRRDL, encoded by the exons TCCGCTCAAGATCTTTGATGCTGCGAGGAGGCAAGATCGGTTTCTGTATGCCTGTGCGCCCATGGTGCGCTACAGTAAG CTTGCCTTTCGCCAGACAGTTCACAAATATGGCGTTGACCTATGCTGGACGCCCATGATTCTGGCCAAGGAGTTCAACAGGAATCAGTTTGCCAGAGACAGCG ACTTCACAGTATCAACCTCAGGCGTCCAGCCTCCCACAATAGTCCAGTTCGGCGCAAACGTGCCCCTAGAACTCGCCCGCGCCTCAACCCTCGTCGCGCCTTTTGCACAGGGCGTAGACCTCAACTGCGGATGTCCTCAGTCATGGGCTTGCGCGGAAACGCTCGGAGCCGCGTTGATGAACAAGAGAGAGCTGGTGCGTGACATGGTAATTGAGACGAGACAGCATCTGGCCAGAGACGGATGGGCCGtggggatggaggaggaCATAGACAGCCCCAAGGGCCGTAGTGTGAGCGTCAAGATACGGGTTCACGATGATTTAAG GAGAACAATGGACTATCTCGACACAGTCATAGGACATCCCCAAAACCGCCTCGTCGACTGGGTCACCATCCACCCTCGAACTCGCCACACCCCCTCAACAACCCCCATCTTCACCGAAGCCCTCGAAATTCTCACCGAAAAGTACTCGCGCACGCTCCCCATCCTGCTCTCCGGCGATGTCTTTGATCTCGCAGCCCTCCCCATCAGATCAACCTCCCCTCCCGACCTAGCAACTCTAACCATCAAAGAAGACCCCCCCAGcagaaacaacaacatctccacacagcaacagcaacagcaacagccgaAGCCCAGCAACACGAACCTCTCAGGCTTCATGTCCGCCCGCggcctcctcgccaacccGGCCCTTTTTGCAGGCTACTCGGCGTGTCCGTGGGAGACGCTTGAGACGTTCATGTGTAATGTGGCAAGGTGTCCGCTGCCGTTGAAGTTGGTTGTGCATCACGTGCAGGAGATGTGTGCACCAGGGATGGGCAACGACAAATCCTCGCTGTTAAATAAGAAGGAGAGAGCGAAGTTGGTGGATTTCACGAACATGGCGGATTTGATTGACTTTTTGGATGAAAAGATTGAGGAGCATACTGGGCAGAAGGGAATGAGGCGAGACTTGTGA